A region from the Lepidochelys kempii isolate rLepKem1 chromosome 16, rLepKem1.hap2, whole genome shotgun sequence genome encodes:
- the AK1 gene encoding adenylate kinase isoenzyme 1 isoform X5, whose translation MTIPTFPHTQTEELLCPDLLRMATEKLKNSKIIFVVGGPGSGKGTQCEKIVQKYGYTHLSTGDLLRAEVNSGSERGKKLSAIMEKGELVPLDTVLDMLRDAMVAKADVSKGFLIDGYPREVKQGVEFEKKIAPPTLLLYVDAGKDTMVKRLLKRGETSGRVDDNEETIKKRLDTYYKATEPVIAFYEKRGIVRKLNAEGSVDDVFIQVCTHLDALK comes from the exons ACTGAAGAGCTTCTTTGCCCAGATCTTCTGAGGATGGCAACAG AAAAACTGAAGAACAGCAAAATCATCTTCGTGGTGG GTGGGCCCGGCTCAGGGAAAGGGACCCAATGTGAGAAGATTGTCCAGAAGTATGGCTACACCCATCTGTCCACTGGAGACCTCCTGAGAGCAGAGGTCAACTCTGGCTCAGAGAGAGGCAAGAAGCTCTCTGCCATCATGGAGAAGGGAGAGCTGGTGCCCCTG GACACGGTGCTTGATATGCTGCGAGACGCCATGGTGGCCAAGGCAGATGTCTCCAAGGGATTCCTGATTGACGGCTACCCCCGAGAGGTGAAGCAAGGTGTGGAGTTTGAGAAGAAG ATCGCCCCCCCAACACTGCTGCTCTACGTGGATGCAGGGAAGGACACCATGGTCAAGCGTTTGTTGAAACGGGGTGAGACCAGCGGGCGGGTGGATGACAATGAGGAGACGATCAAGAAGCGCCTGGACACTTACTACAAGGCCACTGAGCCGGTCATCGCATTCTACGAGAAAAGAGGGATCGTCCGGAAG CTGAATGCAGAAGGCTCTGTGGATGACGTGTTCATACAGGTCTGCACTCATCTGGATGCCCTGAAGTAA
- the AK1 gene encoding adenylate kinase isoenzyme 1 isoform X7, translating to MATEKLKNSKIIFVVGGPGSGKGTQCEKIVQKYGYTHLSTGDLLRAEVNSGSERGKKLSAIMEKGELVPLDTVLDMLRDAMVAKADVSKGFLIDGYPREVKQGVEFEKKIAPPTLLLYVDAGKDTMVKRLLKRGETSGRVDDNEETIKKRLDTYYKATEPVIAFYEKRGIVRKLNAEGSVDDVFIQVCTHLDALK from the exons ATGGCAACAG AAAAACTGAAGAACAGCAAAATCATCTTCGTGGTGG GTGGGCCCGGCTCAGGGAAAGGGACCCAATGTGAGAAGATTGTCCAGAAGTATGGCTACACCCATCTGTCCACTGGAGACCTCCTGAGAGCAGAGGTCAACTCTGGCTCAGAGAGAGGCAAGAAGCTCTCTGCCATCATGGAGAAGGGAGAGCTGGTGCCCCTG GACACGGTGCTTGATATGCTGCGAGACGCCATGGTGGCCAAGGCAGATGTCTCCAAGGGATTCCTGATTGACGGCTACCCCCGAGAGGTGAAGCAAGGTGTGGAGTTTGAGAAGAAG ATCGCCCCCCCAACACTGCTGCTCTACGTGGATGCAGGGAAGGACACCATGGTCAAGCGTTTGTTGAAACGGGGTGAGACCAGCGGGCGGGTGGATGACAATGAGGAGACGATCAAGAAGCGCCTGGACACTTACTACAAGGCCACTGAGCCGGTCATCGCATTCTACGAGAAAAGAGGGATCGTCCGGAAG CTGAATGCAGAAGGCTCTGTGGATGACGTGTTCATACAGGTCTGCACTCATCTGGATGCCCTGAAGTAA
- the AK1 gene encoding adenylate kinase isoenzyme 1 isoform X6: protein MGTECSCLAASAEKAGKEKLKNSKIIFVVGGPGSGKGTQCEKIVQKYGYTHLSTGDLLRAEVNSGSERGKKLSAIMEKGELVPLDTVLDMLRDAMVAKADVSKGFLIDGYPREVKQGVEFEKKIAPPTLLLYVDAGKDTMVKRLLKRGETSGRVDDNEETIKKRLDTYYKATEPVIAFYEKRGIVRKLNAEGSVDDVFIQVCTHLDALK from the exons ATGGGGACAGAGTGCTCCTGCCTGGCTGCCTCAGCGGAAAAGGCTGGCAAAG AAAAACTGAAGAACAGCAAAATCATCTTCGTGGTGG GTGGGCCCGGCTCAGGGAAAGGGACCCAATGTGAGAAGATTGTCCAGAAGTATGGCTACACCCATCTGTCCACTGGAGACCTCCTGAGAGCAGAGGTCAACTCTGGCTCAGAGAGAGGCAAGAAGCTCTCTGCCATCATGGAGAAGGGAGAGCTGGTGCCCCTG GACACGGTGCTTGATATGCTGCGAGACGCCATGGTGGCCAAGGCAGATGTCTCCAAGGGATTCCTGATTGACGGCTACCCCCGAGAGGTGAAGCAAGGTGTGGAGTTTGAGAAGAAG ATCGCCCCCCCAACACTGCTGCTCTACGTGGATGCAGGGAAGGACACCATGGTCAAGCGTTTGTTGAAACGGGGTGAGACCAGCGGGCGGGTGGATGACAATGAGGAGACGATCAAGAAGCGCCTGGACACTTACTACAAGGCCACTGAGCCGGTCATCGCATTCTACGAGAAAAGAGGGATCGTCCGGAAG CTGAATGCAGAAGGCTCTGTGGATGACGTGTTCATACAGGTCTGCACTCATCTGGATGCCCTGAAGTAA